CAAAAGTTTTTAAATAATTATGGTAAAGGGCATGCTGATGAAACAGTAAGGAAAGTAAATGGTTGTATCGGCCCATGTTTAAGAGAAGCTGTTTATGATGGATATATCAAGAAAGACCCCACTTTCAATGTAACTGTAAAAGGAACTGTTAAGCCAAAAGAGGAACATTTTAAATATATGAGTATAAAGAATTATTTAGATATGATGGAATATTTCAAAAGTAAAAATGAACAAAGTTATATTTTTTTATATTTACTAGCGATAACAGGAGCAAGATATAGTGATGCAATTAATATGACTTATGATGATCTAAATAAGGGAAATGGGATTATACATTTACCAGGAACAAAAACGAAGAATTCTAAGAGAGATGTTGAAGTTAGTCAAAAAGATATTACATTAATTAAATCTAAATTAACTCATCTACCTCGTAGAATAGACGGAAAATTATTTTCATTAAGTCATTCTGCAGTCAATAAATCGTTTAAACACACTAAAGATATGATTGGATTAAATGATGATAATGTAACACCTTATTCACTAAGACATACACATACATCATACTTACTTTCCAAAGGTATCCCTATTGAATATATAAGTAAACGTTTAGGACATGCAACCATATCACAAACACTCGACACGTACTCACACCTTTTAGAAGAACATAAAAAAGAGCAAGGCCAACGTGTCAGAGAATTATTCTCTTGACACATATTTGACACTTACTCTCTTGAAACCCTATTAAATCAAGGGTTTGATACGGAAACGGAGGGATTCGAACCCTCGCGCCGCTCTCGCGACCTACACCCTTAGCAGGGGCGCCTCTTCAGCCAACTTGAGTACGTTTCCAATGGCTCCACAGGTAGGACTCGAACCTACGACCGATCGGTTAACAGCCGATAGCTCTACCACTGAGCTACTGTGGATTAATAGTACTTCTTATCAAGCACAAATATTATTATATCAATTACAGACAATTTTTCAAGTAGAAATATCAAAAAAATATGCGGAACATTTACACTAATTTAATATATTATTCCGCATATTTCATTTTTACATGAGAAATTAATATACTATTTATGTTCAAACAATGAATATTTTGCTAAAGCTTCATAAATATTTAATTGCGGTTTAGTATAATCGATCGGTGCATCTGGATCAAATGTAGTTATCCTTGCTTCTCTATCCATCATATAATAATAGTAAATAGCGTTTAAATATTGATGTCTCATGCTATGTGCAGAAATATCAATCGTTATAAATTGGTTATCAACGAAAGTTACTTTACTCTTTCTATCTTTTAGTGATTTAATATTTTGCACATAATGAATATTGATCCAAGTGTTTTCGTCTTTTCTATCAGAGTGTGTTGGAAAAAAGTATGTGGGAAATAACGGAGTGAATAATATTGGGGGTTTACTAATAATACCTGTGATGCGAATGGTGTCTTCTTTCTTAAAATGATAACTACTACCGTAAAATCGACACGAACGTTCAATTATTTTATGCGCTCTTTCTTTAAATTCTTCTGTTGGTTGCTTATATTTTAATATTCTTGTGCCACCATATTTTCTTTCTTTTGTATCAAACGGTTGAACTACCATGTCTCCTTTCTTAATAACATATTTATTAATTATCTCAAACGCCTCCTTCAATTTTATTGACTATATAGTATATCAACAAAAATATAAAATCAATAAATTATTAAATTATTTTTTCTTTTTTATCATTTTTTATATAAATGAGCTGAATTTTTTCCAGTAAATAATAAATTTAAGTATACTTTTACACCTTTTTC
The Staphylococcus kloosii genome window above contains:
- a CDS encoding tyrosine-type recombinase/integrase; the protein is MASFTVTKRKNKTSTTWQYDVKDSSFKSGKKRKSGFKTKAEAINAAQQLIRDLEDGNKIEDNKTFEAYYKDWLIIKNKKDLSPRQYYWYERSLKLFNDYFGENMLLKNIKRTEYQKFLNNYGKGHADETVRKVNGCIGPCLREAVYDGYIKKDPTFNVTVKGTVKPKEEHFKYMSIKNYLDMMEYFKSKNEQSYIFLYLLAITGARYSDAINMTYDDLNKGNGIIHLPGTKTKNSKRDVEVSQKDITLIKSKLTHLPRRIDGKLFSLSHSAVNKSFKHTKDMIGLNDDNVTPYSLRHTHTSYLLSKGIPIEYISKRLGHATISQTLDTYSHLLEEHKKEQGQRVRELFS
- a CDS encoding competence protein ComK, producing MINKYVIKKGDMVVQPFDTKERKYGGTRILKYKQPTEEFKERAHKIIERSCRFYGSSYHFKKEDTIRITGIISKPPILFTPLFPTYFFPTHSDRKDENTWINIHYVQNIKSLKDRKSKVTFVDNQFITIDISAHSMRHQYLNAIYYYYMMDREARITTFDPDAPIDYTKPQLNIYEALAKYSLFEHK